One genomic window of Haloferax mediterranei ATCC 33500 includes the following:
- a CDS encoding metal-dependent hydrolase, protein MMATTHALAGVVLGTAVWALVPEAGMLPVLAAALGGLFPDFDLYAGHRKTLHFPVYFSALAAPASVIAALNPTTTSLAVALFLAAAALHSASDVLGGGLELKPWLGTSERAVYDHWNGRWLAPKRLIRYDGAPEDLALTLAFAVPPVVAFDGLVEMLVIGAVAISGIYVLLRKPMVTIAEKLVDAMPDHVIDHVPERFVQDLR, encoded by the coding sequence ATGATGGCCACCACTCACGCCCTCGCGGGTGTCGTCCTCGGCACCGCCGTGTGGGCGTTGGTCCCCGAGGCCGGGATGCTTCCGGTCCTCGCGGCCGCACTGGGCGGCCTGTTCCCCGACTTCGACTTGTACGCAGGACACCGGAAAACACTCCACTTCCCTGTGTATTTCAGCGCACTCGCCGCTCCAGCGAGTGTAATCGCCGCGTTGAATCCGACTACCACCAGCCTCGCCGTCGCACTGTTCCTCGCGGCCGCCGCGCTGCACTCCGCTTCGGACGTGCTCGGCGGCGGCCTCGAACTCAAGCCGTGGCTCGGCACGTCCGAGCGCGCCGTGTACGACCACTGGAATGGCCGCTGGCTCGCCCCGAAACGGCTGATTCGGTACGATGGCGCACCTGAAGACCTCGCGCTAACGCTTGCCTTCGCCGTTCCACCTGTCGTCGCCTTTGACGGACTCGTCGAGATGCTCGTCATCGGTGCAGTCGCTATCTCGGGCATCTACGTGCTGCTCCGGAAACCGATGGTCACGATTGCCGAGAAACTCGTCGATGCGATGCCAGACCACGTTATCGACCACGTCCCCGAACGATTCGTGCAGGACCTCCGGTAG
- a CDS encoding potassium channel family protein: MKCVIVGYGRVGSRTARVLREEGHDLTIVDNNERKVDRARDEGFDAILGDGGTESVLKEAGIEDADAIGGLTGDPNINFAACMLGKEFGCRTVMRISEDYRQEIYERYADGVDEIVYPERLGAAGAKTALLGGDFNAIGDLTDQLSLTTVRVPEGAPIIGEHVANIDLGSGGRVYAHGRKHESMTIPLPGTIVEPGDQLALIAERDALKEVRSKLLG; encoded by the coding sequence ATGAAGTGCGTTATCGTAGGATATGGTCGCGTCGGTTCCCGGACCGCGCGGGTGCTTCGAGAGGAGGGACACGACCTGACCATCGTCGACAACAACGAACGGAAAGTCGACCGCGCCCGCGACGAAGGATTCGACGCCATCCTCGGTGACGGCGGGACAGAAAGTGTCCTGAAAGAGGCGGGCATCGAAGACGCCGACGCGATTGGTGGGCTAACCGGCGACCCGAACATCAACTTCGCGGCGTGTATGCTCGGCAAAGAGTTCGGCTGCCGGACGGTCATGCGAATCAGCGAAGACTACCGGCAGGAGATTTACGAGCGCTATGCCGACGGCGTCGACGAAATCGTCTATCCCGAACGTCTCGGTGCGGCCGGTGCGAAGACGGCACTCCTCGGGGGTGACTTCAACGCCATCGGCGACTTGACCGACCAACTCAGTCTCACAACGGTTCGGGTTCCCGAAGGTGCACCCATCATCGGCGAACACGTCGCTAACATCGACCTCGGGTCGGGTGGGCGCGTCTACGCTCACGGGCGGAAGCACGAATCGATGACGATTCCGCTTCCAGGGACGATTGTTGAACCCGGTGACCAGTTGGCACTCATTGCGGAACGCGATGCGCTTAAAGAGGTCCGGTCGAAGCTCCTCGGCTGA